attatcaccTCAACAAagaattctaacaaaaaagatgaattttcaacaaaaattaattttcaaccaaaaaaattactatcaaaattattgaattttttacaaagtagattaatttttaaccataagggatgaattttcaaagaaaaatgcaatagctgatttctcaactaaaatcggttttaatttattatctatcAAAcataacagacaaattttcaacaaaatatttgaatgcttaccaaaaacatgaattttcaacaaaaaaacttggcttttcaactaaaaatgctactttttaaacaatcaatttaatttccaacaatgtAGAATAATTTGCcataagattatttaatttttaacgaagaataattttttaccgaaaaaattgaattttcaaggaaaaaaagttaattgtcaaccaaatagttggattttctaacaaattagttcattttttaacccaaatagacaaatttttaacaacaaaaatgactcaaaaaattattgaatttcctacaaagattacttttaaaccaaataattgaattttcaacaaaaaaaaataattgtgaaccaaatagttgaactttcaacccaaaaaactaattttcaacaaagaagttacttttttaacaaacaaaataaaagctTTTACAAAGCTGTTAATTTCTTACGAAGTAAATTAAGTTTTcaccttttgaaaaaaattgtttaatttgcaacgaagaatattaatttccaaacataaaattgaagttctaaccaaaaaacgtagtttttttaccgaaaattaaaaattttcaaccaaaccgttgaatttttaataaagtagttcagctttcaaacaaataattcaactgtcaaccaaaaataatatttttttcaaaatatggacatcaattttcaataaaacaattgaatttttaacaacaaaaaatgattcgaaaaattgtcgaattttcttcaaagtcgattaatttctaacccaataattgattttcaacaaaaaacctgaattttcaacaaaataagttcaTCCTGAATAtaagatgaatcttgaactagagTAGTTGAATTCTTAGTTAAATAATACATGTTAAGCCAAagacacaaattttaaacaaaaatgttaaatttcaactaaaaaggatacttttgaacaaatttttttaatttggaacaaagaatatttttcataaataaaattgaatttctaaccaagaaacgtaattttttttaacgaaaatgcagaattttcaaccaaatagtttaatttttaacaaagcagttccattttcaaacaaataattaaattgccaaccaagagtaataattttgtcaaaatatggacatcaaatttgaatcaaatgattgaaattttaaccaaaaaattacttgcaAAACTGTTGGATTTTCTACCGagtcgattaatttttaaccgaataattgattttcaacgaaaaacataagtttttaacaaaacaagttCATTGTGAACATaggattaatcttcaactaaaatagttgaattctcagttaaataatacattttgaaccgaaaaaacaacgatttttcaaaaccaaattttcgaacataaacacgaatttcaaacaaaacggttgacttttgaacgaaaaaaaaactttttaacaaaattgtttgatttgcaacaaagtagattaatttttaaccaaatagttgaatttttaacaaagcagttcaactaaatagcaaaattttcaaataaaccacAAGCAGcttcaacaaaatccataaattttcaatacaagttatttttcaaacaaatagttgaatttttaatacgaagacaaatttccaacaaagcagattcacgaaatagatgaatttccaattaaaattatgcattatcaaagattcatttttgaaccgaaaaatatgattttttaatcaaatacatgaattttcggcCAGAGTTACTTTGAATTATCTGGATCACAAGTATAATATAAAACAGAGCAGTCCAGAGTTGTTTCATCCTCTATTATTTTTTACTCTCATAAGAATTTATCAGAAAAGTACCTCTTTTTGTTTCACTGCATCTATAGCTTTAGTCGTCAAATTTACGACAGCGCAAGCGGCCGAGGAACCAACACCAACAACTAAATCTCCAACCTCCGACAAAGAAGTTGGCAATTCTGGCCagtgaatttccaattgatttgaATCTCCGGGtttcactgaaaaaaaagaatacaaaaatgatcaattcgGCAGATTTTCACattgaaattataaaacttagattaaaaaaaaaaagataaaatattacgGTGGTTATTTTGTCTCTAGACAAAGTGCCttagtttacaaattttactaGAGGACTGAGGGAGAGGACATATGTCACGtgttaatttccaattaaatttcatttctctGGATTAAGGAATAGATTCTTTCGGAAGGTCAACATTCTGGAGTTTTTTTTGGAGGAGACGAGGGTTCTTTTTCTGAATAAGAGATTGAATATTAagtatcaatattatttttataagaatattcgttcagaaaattgtttttttattggttCCTTACCGCCGTAAACGAAGTTATAACCAATATTCGTGTAATGTTTTGCTAGATCTAATCCATTTCGTGCTTGAGCAGGATAAATGAAGGCAGCAACGGATAGAGAACCGGTGCTAGTGTaaactaatttcttgaattttcctcCTCGAATTCCTAATAAAAATCCTAGCAAGCCTCCAACAGTAATTGCACCAATACGAGGTAAAGGACTTGGGTCGTCTCGAAGATAATCGACGAGAACTGGCATGGATCACAAGTACAATCTTTCAATTTTCACAGatatattatatttcttaaaGACCGATTGatagataaaaaagagaaattttcctaCAGTGAGATAAAAAGAATctatgtaattaatttataatttatttacatttcctGGGTATttgattttcatataaaatcgGGTAGTCTGACCCTTAGTAAAATATGAGAaacgtatatatatttttaatttaatgaaaattttctttaaaaagctcGATCTAGCGAcacatttttcgaacaaaattaaagagtggattttttcaaaaaggccACCTTCAtttttatcttgacttttttttaattgaaatatttcaactgTAAAAGttaatgaaactaaaaaaatgtagatatttcaaatttctaaactTCTAATTCACgaaattagtaaaatattaaaattattaaactaaaaaaaatgtctaatttcattctcaaaaaatttatttaacatttttcatctattagaataatattttatatcatGCATAGTGCATATATTTAAATGCATAAGAAGagctcttcaaaattttcaactatacacGTATACCTGTAAAATAAAACATGACTTTAaccgataaaaatattaaatgtaattttttgtgaatttgataattcaggaatttgtaatttttgcaatttattaattTCGAGACACTAATCTCGTAACTTTGTGTAATTTCATCCACgagcattttcgaatttttatagtttcgttaatttttactttcagaatatttcaatttggttATTAAACATTTGTGGTGGTTTGctgttgttaattttaaatttctcaaattttcattgtgcgaaaatgttttgttttagtAATTATATTTTCGGTGTTTTTCAACATTCCGATTTttgtttgtacaaaattattttatcctgATCATAAATTTAGGtcataagtaaataaaatttaagataattttaggaacattcagagtttaaaaactcttcaaattgtaatgaaaaaaatatgaaattttaggtatattttcgaaaattctgttacaatttcgtaatttaatacaaaatttcggtAAATACcgttagaattttgtttttaattcgagATGCGGTTACGCAAAAGTATCGGAAATTTCTCTTAATGTTCCGTAACTTACGAATATATAGTTACAGAATTTAGaaatatatcatatttttcagattttaaataagaaaattcatgaaattatgatttttgctaATCCGTTTTGATTAATTTTGCTTCATTAGTTGATtgggcttttttattttttctgcttcTTTTCCTTTGAGCACAATGTTACTGTCactgaataattaatcaaaacgGAAAagcaaaaatcattatttcatcaatttttttatttaaaatctaataactctgacatttatacatttttttcatctgtatttttgtatatataattttagcTCCTTAAAGATACAAAaccaagaatgtttaaaaaagaaattgatattttgaatatttttgtgagGACGAAACTTACAAGAAATCTCCTTCGTATTGCTatgaatctaaaaaaagaaacaagaaaaaaatcaaaggtggccttttggagaaaaataaaattatagttttttttttaatcacgccattctggaaatttagaaaaattattaagtattttaaCAGAAATATGATTAAGTGTAGATTTTTCTGTAAGATGCCACAAAGGAAATTAAATTATGTCAATTTGTTCCCAAGATacattctttaaaagaaaaaatttcttacacATTTAATGATCCACCTAAACATTCAAGTAGAAGTAAATCCATGAAACAAATTTTGCTGGTAAAAACATATGAAATCGGTCATTTTGgttcttggaaatttataaatttaaaagtcaaaGAATAAGGatcgaaattgttttaatttcataattttctttcacTCACACGCGCTGTGTTCTTTTCCTGTGCTGATAGTGTTGCTAACGGTATCGGTTACTAGTTCATATTGTGAAACAACACCCATGAAACTTCTTCGAATAGTTCCAAAACCCTGCTCCAAGACAGAAGGCCCACAGTCTTCATTTTTAGCactaaaaaatcgttgaaatgaaaaaggtgaatattttgtggaaacaaagtttcaataaaatatttacagtaCAATTGAAAGATTAAACTAATTAAGCTATTAAATAAAGACAATCAGAGTACataaaatttgagtattttaaaaactgtatggATCACATTCAGTCCCTTATTTTTCGCCTATTTGATAAGAATCCCCCATAAtacatatattgaaattttttccattttcccccATTTTTTGGAAGTTgcgattaatttttcacataaaaacctatattattttaaattacgcgGGTCGCAAatatctattttgttttaattgagatGAATCCGTATAGAAAAGTTGCCTTTTTGGGGATCAAAAACTGcactagttgaaaaaaataaggcCAAGTGCAACGGTCATTAAGTTTAAAGATATCAGTTTTTCgcatttttcatctaaatttcaaaccactttttttgtttcctttttaatttttcactaaagggGGTTTCAACACCTCGACCGAAATGAATACACAAATTTAAAACGCTAAAAATTACATCTtatctattttataaattaagaccTAAGAGACCAAAAACAGATAGCATCAATAAGTTTACGTGTTCACAATAACACGTGCCTAAAAAGgttattttgcttattttttgcGCAATCACGATACAGTTTCACggtaaatcataaataaattttttttttatttttgatcaaatattctgGAAAGGGAAAACCTATTTCTAAGTAAATATGGTAGAAAGATCCAAGCCATTCCAAAGTTCGATTCactatacaattattttatttaaaataatttgtattattcttacaaaattttaccaaaatatttgaattgaagaatTCAGCACAAAATTGGTTCAGCCTATCCTAGTTCtaggtttttttttgcaaaaaattgcggAAGTGAAATAATTGCCTTAGAAGGGTAGATGGAGAAATGTGTAGagctcaaaaaaatatattaaataattttttggtctttccgaaattttctatttctgtccattattataaatataattctatATTCACTATTTAAGGAATCCACAAAGTGAAATgcactgtaaaattattttttaatactttaaacattttatataaaaaattgatatacaaaattcagcgatacattcgtttttgcaaaaaaaaaaaacaaaaaaaaacagaaaaatctgaCGTCACTTAATCAACAGTGTCgcgcaaaagaaaaaaatcttataattaagTTATTTTCAGGGTTaccaaaaaacatcattttcaaaattccctgagtttccctgatcaatttttcattttgggagaccattaatattcaaagacccgCATTTTAATTTcgtgacatttaaaaatttttatctattataaacgaaataagaaaatatttcagattaaaatttaataatataatattatttgcaacaaaaagttaaattatcgacCGAAATAactgactttttaaccaaatagttcaatttttaacaaaatagttgaaattctaataaaatacttgaattttcaatggacGAATTTTCTGTGCAAActaacaaatgtttaacaaaatagttggatttatagttaaatagttgaattttccatctaaaaagataaattcggaACAGAAGATGTGAGACtttagatttcaaccaaaaaatttaatttttaaccaaacagttacatttttaacaaaaaaaaagaaaatttgaaaccaagaaaattacttttctaccaaaaaaaaataatttttaattggaaaagataaattttaaaataaaaagataaacgcgctacaaaacaaatttattttttaaaaagtagattaaatttcacccaaacagttaaattttcaattagaaaatattaatttttacaagatagttaaacttttagccaaagaaatgagttttcaactacaatgatgatcgttcaactggaatatttaaattttctgttacaaaaattaatttaaaaaaaaaaaaaaaacgaattttcaaccaaaaggatggaatttcaactaaaatgataatttttttaaagaaatgatccTTTAACAAAGTATGTCAACCTTTAAACAagtagtagttcaattttcaagcaaaaagtatgAAGTTTCGATGAATAACGTAATAGCAGATATTGcatccaaaaatgattttaattaaaacagttgaattcaacaaaaaagacgcattaaaaaaactgaatcgtctaccaaagaagattaattttcaacaaaattattaaattttcgactcGAGATATAGCCGTTAGGAGGAACAAACTGCCAAAAACATAATTAGTAATAGAAGgaaaaggcaaataaattactaacaaaagTATGATATCAGGATGATcgcaaaaataagttttcaaaattcctcaatttttccctgaccaatttttcattttctatgaccattattattcaaatactagaatcttaatcttgtaacatttttaacacagaaccttttataaacggaataaaatagattcaaattaaaaatctcatatttatgATCAATCGCAGTTAATAGAAGTTCCTCTTATAGAACATCCCTGACTGTtaccagatatttttttaaatccctgacttttcccttatTTCCAGGTTTTCCTTGGCTTAAGGCCACCCTGTACCACTGTGATCtctgaaattatataaatgaCAGAACgaacgtttgaaaatttaaatggttcaaaTGTAAGCTTGTTTTTgttacagagaaaattaaaaatctgattgaACTTTGCAGgcaattacaattatataaaaacaGACTCTACgaaatagaaataatattattgGAATCCTCATcacataaatataattaaaatattgataatttattgaaaaattgtatttccagtacctgtttttaatatttaatagttttaaacgagaaaaatgtaACAGAATTTAGTCGTGAATTACTTGCGCTTTACCATGGAATATTCTTAGTACATTCGTCGATAGTATAAATTGGAAGATCTGAGGGACGAATTAGATTCTTTTCTTGAACCTCGTTGCAACAAGGTTTGGGGCCATCGGGTGCTTGTTTCAAGACCGGTACAGCCGAGCAAAGTCCACATGGcatcataaatttcttgaaaaactttattttaagaaatcattaatAGCTAcgtaaatatagaaaaaaagtaaACATAAAGTACAGAGTGCATGGCCAGTCAACTTATAAAAAATCGCGGTCTTTTCAGGTCATTCCAGTTTGGAATgttttttagtatacaaatttatttcaattaataaaatttagatatttcTATATAAAGGTCATTTTTGCTTCCCCGTGTAAGATATCTGAGAATAttgatttaattgatttaaaattttgcaaatttcttctttttgatatCATTGACCAAAAGAATAAGAGAGATACTGATTTTTTCCAAGCAAATAGATTTAAAATGCATTAAGtaagtgaaaaattactttacatTGTTCTCCACTTACAAGTTGCTCAGTTTGAGAAGGATTTTCGAAACcaaagttacaaaaaatgttgagttacttttttaaaaaaatgtatcaaagtgTATCAGTGTAAATCATATGTAAacgattttaagaatttccaacaaataaatcgACGCTgtcatttttactttttacaataaaagattcaaaatttaatcattttcaatttcaagtctttaaaatagAACTGTACCCCCCAAAATGGTTCAAAATCACATacctttcaaatataaattttaaaaattcaataatttccaattctatactttcaaaattgaaatattccatgttaggtctttaaaattatagaaatggaaattgtaaatctttaggATTTAGGATTTACaaagtttttaactttgaaaatttacaattaaatattatgcaagtttaagtttaaaacattaaaaattctgtaatttttattgtttacgtgtaaaatttcttaaatttggaagatttagaaccGAAAACTCTTGACTCTAGgccaaatttaagcatttttatttaaacatttttaaaattaaataatttaaattttttaatcatcacaatcgaatatttttcaattaaaaatctttgaaattgaactattcaaacaaacaaaaatcaatcaaatttgtataatttgctattatacacattaaatattgaataatttttctaattgtttaaaatggcGTAATTTCAAAAGTCAgtcaaaattgcataattttataatatacatAGAAGAATATTCAATTGcagatattcaaaattaaagaatttttctttgtaagtcttcaaaatttaactacatatttcaCAAAATGTTCAATATcacattttaaactataaacattccAAATGAATGAACCTTCAATGATAAAcatagaaaattccagaattttaaatggtatcttcaaaaagttagaactttgaattttaaatatttgaaatttagtttttaattttgaaaatttacaattaaaaatgatgcaaGCCTTAAGTTTTACAATAACAACTTTTGTGGTTTTTatttatgcatctttaaaattgaataaatttcaatattaaatctttaaaatatatatttgtagaTTCTTAACTCATGATTTAAATCAGCCATTTTAAATGTACAAATTCTATtactatatatgtatatatttgaaTTGAGCGACCCGAAAAACCTCAGTGTATCCATTTTCATAAAATCCagaccattttcaaattttttattcgccatattggatcaccCAATTTTAATTTAGACATTCTTATATCAAACTTGAATTTAGCGACCCCAATAACTGTAGAATACTCCTTTCTATAAAAATCGATAACTAAAGCAGATTCTGACAAATAACCGAGCAGTTTCAAAcagttgttttaaaaaacattaaagaaatttctaaagtcaaatactttcaaaattgctttatttaGCATCAATAAATAGTCTGCataaacaaacatttaaatatacTGTCGCGAAAATAATGGTTCCATCAGAAGTGACCTTAAAATGGATTTATAtgcaaaattaacaataaaatcaaaattcatcacaatctaaacatttttatattatttcagaaaaactctGTGATAAATAGAATAAATCTAAAGAACAAAATCATAGTTATCAAAATTACATTTGCCAACAGGTACATAtatgcacaatttttaaattaaatttgaggttatgcatatttattttctaatcctTTTGAACACAGTTTTCTAGTAAGATACCgtagactttaaaataaaatgtactacGTAATTACATTAGTAATTAATTGTAATGAATAATtgctccaaaataaaaaatttgtagagcCGCTTTTTGGCACGTGAAAGTGAAAATTCTGGCTTGACTGACTTTTGCTTTCCAAAATGGGTTGacctttttctaaaaagaaaatattgcatAATATTGTATTAATTACCTTCATTCTGTTGCTATGTacaaaaactgtattttataATACACTCGAATAATTCGGCTAAATCGTTTTATTTTCGAATTTGCGAGAactaaaagattcaaaaaaacttcatttcaaaAGCAAGTACGCCTgtgtaaattttacaaattttcgaaaaatccatTTACATACATCGCAGCTTCTTCAATCACTATTACGTGACTGTCACTGTCAAaggatttactttttttctttaaccaACTATATACAAAcgttattttgtttattttagcttttcaatttatttttccccAACGAAAGACATCATGGACGTGACAGAAGACAAAATTCCGTGCACCGTGAAAAAAGAAACTTCCGGTCGATTGCGCATGAGCAAAAATTCCGAAATTCAAAATTcgcaaatcttgaaaaattatttttaattatttccaaagtTCCGCCCTTTCGTATAACACGAGATCAATGCGAAAAGGGGAAAACGGAAACAATCATAGGAAAGATAGAAAGTAAACATTGTGAGTTTAGGCTTATTCTCCCTGTTTTtgtttattacttattattttaattttattttctgaaatgtataatattatttttacttttacacCAGTTCTTCCAAATTCTACTAAAGTGCCAGGTTGATAACTATCACAGCGATGAACCGGTTCTCTGCAGGTTATGTCTCTCCCAAATACATTTCCAAtcgtaaattctaaaattttgtgaacGAAATTATTCATAATTCAGCTTCGGTTTGTATAGATttggaaagtttcttttttaattaaaacgatgacattttgactttaaaattttgaaattggccATGACATTTTGTAAAAAAGGCTAAAAGCAAAGATATTTAAAAGcaactaaaagtaaattttggaGTCGCGCGCCTCGGACGGCAATCTTTGGCAGTATCATAGAGATGACAGCAGTTGTTTCCGGGAAAAGTAGACGCTTTTGTTTCGTGTAAATTTTGGGGTTTCGCAGCATTTGTTGCAAGATTTTCctcaattttccttaatttagaCTTCACGAAATAATCAGTTGCTAATTAGCGGATTAAAGGTTCTCTTGCTGCTGCAGGAAATGAGCATTATTTCACCAGTTATTTCACCGTCTGTGGAGCTAAGCTCCTATCGAGATCAGCACTTTAAGGTTAGTTATTACCTCCGCCaggtatattttattaaataagttgACTTTTCTTTAAGATTCTCAACATTgtttcatataaatttattaaatgtctATATGTATGTAATATTTGTTCTTGTGGAGATGGGTTTTTTTGAAAAGGTTTCGTAACGAAACTTTACATATGCTATTACTGCATTTGTCATACGACAACTCTGAGGCTTTGTGTCAAATTTGAACGCCTCTAAATTTGGAAACCCAATAGTTtaacttgtatttaaaaaaatctaatttgaatttattgataTTGAATATTGAACGCTTGAATTTTTGTTGATCTGATGATGCTTGTGACATTAAAATTAGTCCACGTAAAATTGTATTGTAAAACCTGTAAAACAGTAATCCCtcgtaattaattctttaaaattgtaactaatgTAAAATTATGTAGTAGAACACATGTTTCTTCTTCAAATCTGCAGTCGGCCCGCTTAGTTGAAAATAccattcttaaatttgaaactgaaatatatttcaagatatttcctgGATTTTCCAGTACATTAGACAccatgaattaatttaattgaatttaaacatttaaagtcgttacttcaactttattttttaaaagcacagaagcaattttaaatacaaaaattaaagttaatttgttAAGGTATGGTTCCTTTACTACAAGAATTTtggttttatgttaaatttattttccgcTGCGAAGCCAAGTGACAAAATGCagttatagaaaattataatttttaaatcatagtttaaaatttgtataaatatcaATCAGAAATTAAGTTACTCtctatttagaaaaatgaatactACTCTATCTCCCTTTTTATGTCATGTTTATTTTCCGGAAATTACTCTAGCATTTTTACATGTGTTTAAAATTTAGAGAGTTTAGTGTACTCACAACTGCACCAAC
This DNA window, taken from Belonocnema kinseyi isolate 2016_QV_RU_SX_M_011 chromosome 9, B_treatae_v1, whole genome shotgun sequence, encodes the following:
- the LOC117179648 gene encoding MICOS complex subunit MIC27 isoform X2, whose amino-acid sequence is MVKRNAKNEDCGPSVLEQGFGTIRRSFMGVVSQYELVTDTVSNTISTGKEHSAFLVDYLRDDPSPLPRIGAITVGGLLGFLLGIRGGKFKKLVYTSTGSLSVAAFIYPAQARNGLDLAKHYTNIGYNFVYGVKPGDSNQLEIHWPELPTSLSEVGDLVVGVGSSAACAVVNLTTKAIDAVKQKEANPKEPASKPKTS
- the LOC117179648 gene encoding MICOS complex subunit MIC27 isoform X1 translates to MKFFKKFMMPCGLCSAVPVLKQAPDGPKPCCNEVQEKNLIRPSDLPIYTIDECTKNIPCAKNEDCGPSVLEQGFGTIRRSFMGVVSQYELVTDTVSNTISTGKEHSAFLVDYLRDDPSPLPRIGAITVGGLLGFLLGIRGGKFKKLVYTSTGSLSVAAFIYPAQARNGLDLAKHYTNIGYNFVYGVKPGDSNQLEIHWPELPTSLSEVGDLVVGVGSSAACAVVNLTTKAIDAVKQKEANPKEPASKPKTS